From Streptomyces sp. NBC_00775, one genomic window encodes:
- a CDS encoding ATP-dependent helicase has protein sequence MSSSSSHRRLTHPQVRQGTRGAYRLVRTPPVRVDPPRLDAGQRAVVDHGSGPLLVLAGPGTGKTTTLVESVAARIARDGDPERVLVLTFSRRAAVELRDRMALRIGAARAPQATTFHSFCYALVRAHQDSDLFVEPLRLLSGPEQDVAVRELLAGQPDLERLGLAHVRWPDELRACLTTRGFADEVRAVLARSRELGLSPDALDAFARRIGRPDWGAAAAFLAEYLDVLDMQGVLDYAELVHRAVLLARRPEVAERLAAQYDAVYVDEYQDTDPAQVRLLRALAGGGRTLVAFGDPDQSIYAFRGADVNGILEFPDAFPRADGRRAPVEVLRTSRRSGAALLAATRLLTQRMPLTRLPAEKVRAHRELSPVRDGGGAEVYTYPTSGTELDNIADILRRAHLEDGVPWGDMAVLVRAGSRTIPTIRRALTAAGVPLDIDGDDLPLRHEPAVTPLLTALRAVARAESGADVASGADSGVVVDVPEDTDVRDDANASEDTDVRDDADVSEEDVREDADVPEDADPQGAPWLDTETALTLLASPLASMDAADLRRLGRALREEERAAGNLVPPPSDDLLARALAEPERLVAHDPAYARGAQRLGALLRKARERLAGGGTAEEALWDLWEGTPWPQRLERAARRGGAAGRNADRDLDAVCALFATAARAEERTGGRGALNFLEEIEAEDIAADTLTRRAVRPDAVRLMTAHRSKGLEWRLVVVAGVQEGLWPDLRRRGSLLEADRIGRDGLAEPLTPGALLSEERRLFYVAATRARERLVVTAVKAPADDGDQPSRFLTELGVEPKDVTGRPRRPLSVAALVAELRATTVDPRVSDPLRQAAARRLARLAALADEDGRPLVPSAHPYRWWGMYEPTESKVPLRNRDQPVVLSGSALDQLANTCALQWFLGREVKADAPATAAQGFGNVVHVLADEVASGHTPADLAVLMERLDSVWNALAFDAPWKSAQEKEHARVALERFLKWHVDSTGARTGRMPVASEHDFDVTLEAGSYEVRIRGSMDRVEADTEGRAYVVDFKTGKQAPSAAEVTHHPQLAVYQLAVREGAVDDAFEGVRPESGGAELVQLRQGAAKKNGGETLPKVQAQAPLEGEWVGDLLATAAGKVLDERFSPTAGQHCTHCAFRASCSARPEGRHVVE, from the coding sequence GTGAGCTCCTCCTCTTCCCACAGGCGCCTGACGCACCCCCAGGTGCGCCAGGGGACCCGCGGCGCGTACCGACTGGTGCGTACGCCGCCGGTCCGGGTGGATCCCCCTCGTCTGGACGCAGGGCAGCGCGCGGTGGTTGACCACGGGAGCGGCCCGCTGCTCGTTCTCGCAGGTCCGGGCACCGGCAAGACGACCACACTCGTCGAGTCCGTGGCCGCCCGGATCGCACGGGACGGCGACCCGGAGCGGGTCCTGGTGCTCACGTTCAGCAGAAGGGCGGCCGTCGAACTGCGCGACCGTATGGCGCTGCGCATAGGGGCCGCCCGCGCGCCCCAGGCCACCACCTTCCACTCCTTCTGCTACGCCCTGGTCCGCGCCCACCAGGACAGCGACCTCTTCGTGGAGCCGCTGAGGCTGCTGTCCGGTCCCGAGCAGGACGTGGCGGTGCGCGAGCTGCTCGCGGGCCAGCCCGACCTGGAGCGGCTCGGCCTCGCCCATGTGCGCTGGCCCGACGAACTGCGCGCCTGCCTGACCACCCGCGGTTTCGCCGACGAGGTCCGCGCGGTCCTCGCCCGCAGCCGTGAACTGGGCCTGAGCCCCGACGCCCTGGATGCCTTCGCCCGGCGCATCGGCCGCCCCGACTGGGGTGCGGCGGCGGCCTTCCTCGCCGAGTACCTCGACGTCCTCGACATGCAAGGAGTGCTCGACTACGCGGAACTCGTCCACCGCGCGGTGCTCCTCGCCCGGCGCCCCGAGGTCGCCGAGCGCCTCGCCGCCCAGTACGACGCCGTCTACGTGGACGAGTACCAGGACACCGACCCCGCGCAGGTGCGGCTGCTGCGCGCCCTCGCGGGCGGCGGGCGCACCCTTGTCGCCTTCGGCGACCCCGACCAGTCGATCTACGCCTTCCGGGGCGCCGATGTGAACGGCATCCTGGAATTCCCCGACGCCTTCCCGCGCGCGGACGGCCGTCGGGCGCCGGTCGAGGTACTCAGGACGTCCCGCCGCTCGGGAGCCGCCCTGCTGGCCGCCACCCGCCTGCTCACCCAGCGGATGCCGCTGACCCGCCTCCCGGCGGAGAAGGTGCGCGCCCACCGCGAGCTGTCCCCGGTACGGGACGGGGGCGGCGCCGAGGTCTACACGTACCCGACGTCCGGTACGGAGCTCGACAACATCGCGGACATCCTGCGCCGCGCCCACCTGGAGGACGGCGTTCCCTGGGGCGACATGGCCGTCCTGGTGCGCGCGGGCTCCCGCACGATCCCGACGATCCGACGGGCGCTCACCGCGGCTGGGGTGCCGCTCGACATCGACGGCGACGATCTGCCGCTGCGCCACGAGCCGGCGGTCACGCCACTGTTGACGGCGTTGCGGGCGGTGGCGCGGGCAGAGTCCGGTGCGGACGTGGCCTCCGGTGCCGACAGCGGCGTAGTCGTCGATGTCCCTGAAGACACCGATGTACGTGACGACGCAAACGCATCCGAAGACACCGACGTACGTGACGACGCTGACGTATCCGAAGAAGACGTACGCGAAGACGCCGATGTACCTGAAGACGCTGACCCGCAGGGCGCGCCCTGGCTCGACACCGAAACCGCGCTCACCCTCCTCGCCTCGCCCCTCGCGAGCATGGACGCCGCCGACCTGCGGCGCCTGGGCCGCGCGCTGCGCGAGGAGGAGCGCGCCGCCGGCAACCTCGTACCGCCGCCGTCCGACGACCTGCTCGCCCGCGCGCTGGCCGAGCCGGAGCGGCTCGTCGCGCACGACCCGGCGTACGCCCGGGGAGCCCAGCGCCTCGGCGCGCTGCTGCGCAAGGCGCGGGAGCGCCTCGCGGGCGGCGGGACGGCCGAGGAGGCGCTCTGGGACCTGTGGGAGGGCACACCGTGGCCGCAGCGCCTGGAGCGGGCCGCACGGCGCGGTGGTGCGGCCGGGCGCAACGCCGACCGGGACCTCGACGCCGTGTGCGCGCTGTTCGCGACCGCGGCGCGCGCCGAGGAGCGCACCGGGGGCCGTGGCGCCCTCAACTTCCTGGAGGAGATCGAGGCGGAGGACATCGCCGCCGACACGCTCACCCGCAGGGCCGTACGCCCCGACGCCGTACGCCTGATGACCGCGCACCGTTCCAAGGGCCTGGAGTGGCGCCTTGTCGTCGTCGCGGGCGTCCAGGAGGGCCTGTGGCCGGATCTGCGCCGCCGCGGCTCCCTGCTGGAGGCGGACCGCATCGGGCGCGACGGGCTCGCCGAACCCCTCACGCCCGGAGCGCTCCTCTCCGAAGAGCGCCGTTTGTTCTACGTGGCCGCCACGCGCGCGCGTGAACGCCTCGTCGTCACCGCCGTGAAGGCCCCCGCCGACGACGGCGACCAGCCCTCCCGCTTCCTCACCGAACTCGGTGTCGAACCCAAGGACGTGACCGGCCGTCCCCGCCGCCCCCTGTCCGTCGCCGCGCTGGTCGCCGAGCTGCGTGCCACGACCGTCGACCCGCGCGTCTCGGACCCCCTTCGACAGGCCGCGGCCCGCCGCCTCGCCCGCCTGGCGGCGCTCGCCGACGAGGACGGCCGTCCTCTGGTCCCCTCCGCGCACCCGTACCGCTGGTGGGGCATGTACGAGCCGACCGAGAGCAAGGTCCCGCTGCGCAACCGCGACCAGCCCGTCGTGCTCTCCGGAAGCGCCCTCGACCAGCTCGCCAACACCTGCGCCCTGCAGTGGTTCCTGGGCCGCGAGGTGAAGGCCGACGCGCCCGCGACGGCCGCCCAGGGCTTCGGCAACGTGGTGCACGTCCTCGCCGACGAGGTCGCGTCCGGACACACCCCCGCCGACCTCGCCGTCCTCATGGAGCGCCTCGACTCCGTGTGGAACGCCCTCGCTTTCGACGCGCCCTGGAAGTCGGCTCAGGAGAAGGAGCACGCGCGCGTGGCGCTCGAACGCTTCCTGAAGTGGCATGTCGACTCCACTGGAGCCCGCACCGGGCGTATGCCGGTGGCCAGCGAGCACGACTTCGACGTGACCCTCGAAGCGGGCTCCTACGAGGTACGCATCCGCGGCTCCATGGACCGCGTCGAGGCGGACACCGAAGGCCGCGCCTACGTGGTCGACTTCAAGACCGGCAAACAGGCGCCGAGCGCCGCCGAGGTGACACACCACCCGCAGCTCGCCGTCTACCAGCTCGCCGTCCGCGAAGGCGCCGTCGACGACGCCTTCGAGGGCGTACGCCCCGAGTCGGGCGGTGCCGAACTCGTCCAGCTGCGCCAGGGCGCCGCGAAGAAGAACGGCGGCGAGACCCTGCCCAAGGTGCAGGCCCAGGCGCCGCTGGAGGGCGAGTGGGTCGGCGACCTCCTGGCCACTGCCGCCGGCAAGGTCCTCGACGAACGGTTCTCGCCGACCGCGGGACAACACTGCACACACTGCGCGTTCCGGGCGTCGTGCAGCGCTCGGCCTGAAGGGCGGCACGTGGTGGAGTGA
- a CDS encoding MGMT family protein yields the protein MSEESLPADALPEYAERVLEVAELIPPGRVMTYGDVAEWLEEGGPRQVGRVMALYGGAVPWWRVIRADGVLLPGHELRALAHYRDEGTPLKEASRASEGHLPRVDMRRARWDGGERAEGHT from the coding sequence ATGAGCGAGGAGAGCCTTCCGGCGGATGCCCTGCCGGAGTACGCGGAGCGGGTCCTTGAGGTCGCCGAGCTGATCCCGCCCGGACGCGTCATGACGTACGGCGACGTCGCCGAATGGCTGGAGGAGGGCGGACCGCGCCAGGTGGGCCGCGTGATGGCCCTCTACGGAGGAGCGGTTCCGTGGTGGCGCGTCATACGCGCGGACGGCGTGCTGCTCCCCGGTCACGAACTGCGGGCGCTGGCTCACTACCGCGACGAGGGCACGCCCCTGAAGGAGGCGAGCAGAGCCTCCGAGGGGCATCTGCCGCGCGTCGACATGAGACGGGCGCGATGGGACGGCGGCGAGCGCGCGGAAGGTCACACCTGA
- a CDS encoding lysylphosphatidylglycerol synthase domain-containing protein: MRQQGVHPEDAESTSEASSRPDTGGVDERDEKDTAEKANESASKTAEETAPRTYEKEKQQVKQDTDCADGAHTDEVEGDEPLLPARVHRPSDLMRLLVGFLAIVLLLAIAAFAHGTTSGLEQDINKGTGQAPDLLIKIAGLASSIAILLVPVAFAIERLIKRDGLRIADGVLAAVLAHGVTLATDLWVAKAAPDSIQEALTQPSPGDIHALTDPVHGYLAPVIAYMTAVGMSRRPRWRAVLWVVLLLDAFSMLVTGYTTPFSIILTVLIGWTVAYGTLYAVGSPNVRPTGRTLMAGLRHVGFHPVSAAREEAPEATENGDRGRRYFVTLEDGLPLDVTVVDREQQAQGFFYRVWRRLTLRGITTRRSLQSLRQALEQEALLAYAAIAAGANAPKLIATSELGPDAVMLVYEHTGGRTLDSLPDELITDDLLRDTWHQVQALQSRRIAHRRLAGDAILVDRSGMVILTDLRGGEIAAGDLLLRMDIAQMVTTLGLRVGAERAVESAVGVLGPDAVADCLPLLQPIALTRATRATLRKLARERAHREREAVLEASRQDKLARAEEARKDTTPVLEKPGKKAVRAEQRAEKRAIDEALDEAREEDLLTQIRHQVLLIRPQAPVEPARLERVRPRTLISFIAGAIGAYFLLTQLTHIEFGTLFDNAEWGWVAAAVLFSALSYFAAAMSLLGFVPERVPFLRTVAAQVAGSFVKIVAPAAVGGVALNTRFLQRSGVRPGLAVASVGASQLFGLGCHILMLLSFGYLTGTEKTPSLSPSRTVIAGLLTVAVLVLVMTSVPFLRKFVVTRVRSLFAGVVPRMLDVLQRPQKLVTGIGGMLLLTACFVMCLDASIRAFGHEETTTLSLASVAVVFLAGNALGSAAPTPGGVGAVEATLTVGLIAVGLPKEVAAPAVLLYRLLTLWIPVLPGWLFFNHLTRKGAL, encoded by the coding sequence ATGAGGCAGCAGGGCGTGCACCCCGAAGACGCGGAGAGCACCTCCGAGGCCTCGTCACGCCCGGACACCGGCGGCGTCGACGAGAGAGACGAGAAGGACACAGCCGAGAAGGCGAACGAGTCCGCCTCCAAGACGGCCGAAGAGACCGCTCCTCGGACGTACGAAAAAGAGAAGCAGCAGGTCAAGCAGGACACCGACTGCGCCGACGGAGCCCACACCGACGAGGTCGAGGGCGACGAACCGCTGCTCCCCGCGCGCGTGCACCGTCCGTCCGACCTGATGCGGCTCCTGGTCGGCTTCCTCGCGATCGTCCTGCTCCTCGCCATCGCCGCGTTCGCGCACGGCACCACCTCCGGGCTCGAACAGGACATCAACAAGGGCACGGGCCAGGCACCCGATCTGCTGATCAAGATCGCGGGGCTGGCGTCCAGCATCGCGATCCTTCTGGTGCCCGTTGCCTTCGCTATCGAGCGTCTGATCAAGCGGGACGGGCTGCGCATCGCCGACGGCGTCCTCGCCGCGGTCCTGGCGCACGGGGTGACACTCGCCACGGACCTCTGGGTCGCGAAGGCCGCCCCGGACTCCATCCAGGAGGCCCTCACCCAGCCCTCGCCGGGTGACATCCACGCCCTCACCGACCCCGTGCACGGCTATCTCGCACCGGTCATCGCGTACATGACGGCCGTCGGCATGTCTCGCAGACCGCGCTGGCGCGCGGTGCTCTGGGTGGTGCTGCTCCTCGACGCCTTCTCCATGCTGGTCACCGGCTATACGACACCGTTCTCGATCATCCTGACGGTGCTGATCGGCTGGACCGTCGCGTACGGGACGCTGTACGCGGTCGGCTCGCCGAACGTACGGCCCACCGGGCGGACGCTGATGGCGGGCCTGCGGCATGTCGGCTTCCACCCGGTGAGCGCGGCCCGCGAGGAGGCACCGGAGGCCACGGAGAACGGCGACCGCGGCCGGCGCTACTTCGTCACCCTGGAGGACGGCCTGCCGCTCGACGTCACCGTGGTCGACCGCGAGCAGCAGGCACAGGGCTTCTTCTACCGCGTGTGGCGCCGGCTGACGCTGCGCGGCATCACCACGCGCCGCAGCCTCCAGTCGCTGCGCCAGGCTCTGGAGCAGGAGGCGCTCCTCGCGTACGCGGCCATCGCGGCCGGGGCCAACGCGCCCAAACTGATCGCGACCTCGGAACTCGGCCCGGACGCCGTGATGCTCGTCTACGAACACACCGGTGGCCGCACCCTCGACTCGCTGCCCGACGAGCTCATCACCGACGATCTGCTGCGCGACACCTGGCACCAGGTGCAGGCACTCCAGTCCCGGCGCATCGCGCATCGCAGACTCGCCGGTGACGCGATTTTGGTGGATCGTTCCGGCATGGTGATCCTCACCGATCTGCGGGGCGGCGAGATCGCGGCCGGCGATCTGCTGCTGCGTATGGACATCGCCCAGATGGTCACCACGCTCGGGCTTCGTGTGGGCGCGGAGCGCGCCGTGGAGTCGGCGGTCGGCGTGCTCGGCCCCGACGCCGTCGCCGACTGTCTGCCGCTGCTTCAGCCGATCGCGCTGACGCGCGCCACGCGCGCGACGCTGCGGAAACTGGCCAGGGAGCGCGCACACCGCGAGCGCGAGGCGGTCCTGGAGGCCTCCCGGCAGGACAAGCTCGCCCGCGCCGAGGAAGCCAGGAAAGACACCACTCCCGTACTCGAAAAGCCCGGCAAGAAGGCGGTACGCGCCGAACAGCGGGCCGAGAAGCGGGCGATCGACGAGGCTCTGGACGAGGCACGCGAGGAGGATCTGCTCACCCAGATCCGCCACCAGGTGCTGCTGATCAGGCCGCAGGCGCCGGTCGAACCGGCCCGCCTGGAGCGGGTCCGGCCGCGCACGCTGATCAGTTTCATCGCCGGCGCGATCGGTGCGTACTTCCTGCTGACGCAGCTCACCCACATCGAGTTCGGGACCCTCTTCGACAACGCCGAGTGGGGCTGGGTCGCCGCGGCCGTGCTGTTCTCGGCGCTGAGCTACTTCGCGGCGGCGATGAGCCTGCTCGGCTTCGTGCCCGAGCGGGTGCCGTTCCTGCGGACCGTTGCGGCTCAGGTCGCCGGCTCGTTCGTGAAGATCGTGGCACCCGCCGCGGTCGGTGGCGTCGCCCTCAACACCCGCTTCCTGCAGCGCTCCGGGGTGCGGCCGGGGCTCGCGGTGGCGAGCGTCGGCGCGTCGCAGCTGTTCGGGCTCGGCTGCCACATCCTGATGCTGCTGTCGTTCGGCTATCTGACCGGCACCGAGAAGACGCCGTCCCTGTCTCCGTCCCGCACGGTCATCGCGGGTCTGCTGACGGTCGCGGTGCTGGTTCTCGTGATGACGTCGGTGCCGTTCCTGCGCAAATTCGTCGTCACGCGCGTGAGGTCGCTGTTCGCCGGTGTGGTGCCGCGCATGCTCGACGTTTTGCAGCGGCCGCAGAAGCTGGTCACCGGCATCGGCGGCATGCTGCTGCTGACCGCCTGCTTCGTGATGTGCCTGGACGCGTCGATCCGTGCGTTCGGCCACGAGGAGACCACCACGCTCAGCCTCGCCAGCGTCGCCGTCGTCTTCCTCGCCGGTAACGCGCTGGGCTCGGCGGCACCCACCCCCGGAGGCGTCGGCGCGGTCGAGGCGACCCTCACCGTCGGTCTGATCGCCGTCGGCCTCCCCAAGGAGGTCGCCGCGCCCGCGGTGCTGCTGTACCGGCTGCTGACCCTGTGGATTCCGGTGCTGCCGGGATGGCTGTTCTTCAACCACCTGACGCGCAAGGGCGCGCTCTAG
- a CDS encoding alpha/beta hydrolase, which translates to MPNPPQLRAAALTVAAVLLSSLMTGCSDGSKDEDLTAQKLNWKECPAPSESEGGGNAPSPLPGGTEWQCATLKAPLDWAEPKGHTIGLALIRAKTSGDPSKRIGSLLFNFGGPGGSGVTTLPAFGEDYATLRTRYDLVSFDPRGVGRSAGVKCEDDSQLDEYFQQDATPDDTAEQQTLLTNTKTFNAACEKHSGKTLPHVRTTDAARDMDLMRQVLGDDKLHYFGISYGTELGGVYAHLFPKNVGRAVFDAVVDPTQNPEQSSLGQAQGFQLALDNFADDCTSKKDPCPIGDTPQDVKDRIATLLKELDSKPIPGVFPRELTQTAATNGIAQALYSKDFWEYLTEGLQQAYDGDGRVLMLLSDSMNGRSENGQYSNITAANVSINCADDKPRYTSDYVESKLPEFRAASPLFGDYLAWGMVSCADWAVAGAADHPDVGAAGAAPILVVGNTGDPATPYEGAKKMVDALGKGVGVELTYKGQGHGAYDSKNKCVQSAVNGYLLEGTVPPAGTVCT; encoded by the coding sequence ATGCCGAACCCTCCCCAGCTGCGCGCCGCTGCCCTGACCGTCGCCGCCGTCCTGCTGTCCTCCTTGATGACGGGTTGCAGCGACGGCTCCAAGGACGAGGATCTGACGGCCCAGAAGCTGAACTGGAAGGAGTGCCCGGCGCCGTCCGAGTCCGAGGGCGGAGGCAACGCCCCCTCACCCCTGCCGGGCGGTACGGAGTGGCAGTGCGCCACCTTGAAGGCGCCCCTCGACTGGGCCGAGCCCAAGGGCCACACGATCGGGCTCGCGCTGATCCGTGCGAAGACGAGCGGCGACCCGAGCAAGCGCATCGGCTCGCTCCTTTTCAACTTCGGCGGCCCGGGCGGCTCGGGCGTCACCACACTGCCCGCCTTCGGCGAGGACTACGCCACCCTGCGCACCCGCTACGACCTGGTGAGCTTCGACCCGCGCGGGGTCGGCCGCAGTGCCGGCGTGAAGTGCGAGGACGACAGTCAGCTCGACGAGTACTTCCAGCAGGACGCCACCCCGGACGACACCGCCGAGCAGCAGACGCTCCTGACGAACACCAAGACGTTCAACGCGGCCTGCGAAAAGCACTCCGGCAAGACGCTCCCCCACGTACGCACCACCGACGCGGCCCGCGACATGGATCTGATGCGGCAGGTACTCGGCGACGACAAACTGCACTACTTCGGCATCTCGTACGGCACCGAACTCGGCGGCGTCTACGCCCACTTGTTCCCCAAGAACGTGGGACGCGCGGTCTTCGACGCGGTCGTCGACCCGACGCAGAACCCCGAGCAGAGCTCACTCGGGCAGGCCCAGGGCTTCCAGCTCGCGCTCGACAACTTCGCCGACGACTGCACCTCGAAAAAGGACCCCTGCCCGATCGGAGACACCCCACAGGACGTCAAGGACCGCATCGCCACCCTCCTGAAGGAGCTCGACAGCAAGCCGATCCCCGGCGTCTTCCCCCGCGAGCTCACCCAGACCGCCGCGACCAACGGCATCGCGCAGGCCCTGTACTCCAAGGACTTCTGGGAGTACCTGACGGAGGGCCTGCAACAGGCGTACGACGGTGACGGCAGGGTGCTGATGCTGCTCTCGGACTCGATGAACGGGCGCAGCGAGAACGGCCAGTACAGCAACATCACCGCGGCGAACGTCTCCATCAACTGCGCGGACGACAAGCCGCGTTACACCTCCGACTACGTGGAGTCGAAGCTTCCGGAGTTCCGGGCCGCCTCGCCGCTGTTCGGTGACTATCTGGCCTGGGGCATGGTCAGCTGCGCCGACTGGGCCGTGGCGGGCGCCGCCGACCACCCGGACGTCGGCGCCGCGGGTGCGGCCCCGATCCTCGTCGTCGGGAACACCGGCGACCCGGCCACGCCCTACGAGGGTGCGAAGAAGATGGTGGACGCGCTGGGCAAGGGAGTCGGCGTCGAGCTGACGTACAAGGGCCAGGGGCACGGGGCGTACGACAGCAAGAACAAGTGCGTGCAAAGCGCCGTGAACGGCTATCTGCTGGAGGGGACCGTACCGCCGGCCGGAACCGTCTGCACCTAG
- a CDS encoding alpha/beta hydrolase has protein sequence MTRFARWTAAAAAALLVAGCGSGSSGDGTDEGKNSDTPSAAAPSSGTASGLPASLTSQKLDWGRCKGTSDSPAPGSGWQCATLKVPLDYAKPEGGTIGLALIRSKATGGQSKRIGSLLFNFGGPGGSGVSTMPAYESVVGQLHERYDLVSWDPRGVAASEGVRCRSDKAIQTAESVDATPDDAAEEAAYFKDATDFGKGCEKAAGKLLSHVSTTDTARDMDLMRQVLGDQKMHYFGISYGTELGGVYAHLFPRNVGRLVLDAVVDPSADTVGHAKNQTLGFQRALDDYLKSTGQDPKQGSQKIVDLLNRIDTKPLPTTSGRKLTQTLALTGIVLPLYSEEGWPRLTSALKAAEDGDGSELLDLADGYNDRDSSGHYGTTTHSQRVISCLDDKQRPTPAETKKLLPEFEKISPVFGDFMGWDTAGWCHDWPVAGQYDNPEVSAPGAAPVLVVGNTGDPATPYEGARKMADELGKGVGVELTWKGEGHGAYGSGSDCVDSTVNSYLLDGTVPKDGKVCAS, from the coding sequence ATGACACGTTTCGCACGGTGGACGGCCGCGGCCGCCGCCGCGTTGCTGGTGGCGGGCTGCGGCAGCGGCTCATCGGGGGACGGCACGGACGAGGGGAAGAACAGCGATACGCCGTCGGCCGCCGCGCCGTCTTCCGGCACGGCCTCGGGACTGCCCGCCTCACTCACCTCGCAGAAGCTCGACTGGGGCCGCTGCAAAGGCACTTCGGACTCCCCCGCGCCAGGCAGCGGCTGGCAGTGCGCGACGCTGAAGGTGCCGCTGGACTACGCGAAGCCGGAAGGCGGGACGATCGGCCTCGCGCTGATCCGCTCGAAGGCGACCGGCGGCCAGAGCAAGCGCATCGGCTCCCTTCTGTTCAACTTCGGCGGCCCCGGCGGCTCGGGCGTCTCCACCATGCCCGCGTACGAAAGTGTCGTCGGCCAGCTGCACGAGCGGTACGACCTGGTGAGCTGGGACCCGCGCGGCGTGGCCGCCAGCGAGGGCGTGCGCTGCCGCAGCGACAAGGCGATCCAGACCGCCGAGTCGGTGGACGCCACACCCGACGACGCGGCTGAGGAAGCGGCCTACTTCAAGGACGCCACCGACTTCGGCAAGGGCTGCGAGAAGGCCGCGGGGAAGCTGCTGTCACACGTCTCGACGACGGACACGGCCCGCGACATGGACCTGATGCGCCAAGTCCTCGGCGACCAGAAGATGCACTACTTCGGCATCTCGTACGGCACCGAACTCGGCGGGGTGTACGCCCACTTGTTCCCCAGGAACGTGGGACGCCTGGTGCTGGACGCCGTCGTCGACCCGAGCGCCGACACGGTCGGCCACGCCAAGAACCAGACCCTGGGCTTCCAGCGCGCCCTGGACGACTACCTCAAGTCCACGGGCCAGGACCCGAAGCAGGGCTCCCAGAAGATCGTGGACCTGCTGAACCGGATCGACACGAAGCCGCTGCCGACGACCAGCGGGCGCAAGCTCACTCAGACGCTCGCGCTCACCGGTATCGTCCTGCCGCTGTACAGCGAGGAGGGCTGGCCGCGCCTGACCAGCGCCCTCAAGGCGGCCGAGGACGGAGACGGTTCGGAGCTGCTGGATCTCGCCGACGGCTACAACGACCGTGACTCCTCGGGGCACTACGGCACGACGACGCATTCGCAACGGGTCATATCGTGCTTGGACGACAAGCAGCGGCCGACGCCCGCGGAGACGAAGAAGCTGCTGCCCGAGTTCGAGAAGATCTCGCCCGTGTTCGGGGACTTCATGGGCTGGGACACGGCGGGCTGGTGCCACGACTGGCCGGTGGCCGGTCAGTACGACAACCCGGAGGTCAGCGCCCCGGGAGCCGCACCCGTCCTGGTCGTCGGCAACACCGGGGACCCTGCGACACCGTACGAGGGCGCCCGCAAGATGGCCGACGAGCTGGGCAAGGGCGTCGGCGTGGAGCTCACCTGGAAGGGCGAGGGCCATGGGGCGTACGGAAGTGGGAGCGACTGCGTCGACTCGACCGTGAACAGCTATCTGCTGGACGGGACGGTACCGAAGGACGGCAAGGTCTGCGCGTCGTAG
- the moeZ gene encoding adenylyltransferase/sulfurtransferase MoeZ gives MSLPPLVEPASELTVDEVRRYSRHLIIPDVGMDGQKRLKNAKVLCVGAGGLGSPALMYLAAAGVGTLGIVEFDEVDESNLQRQIIHSQADIGRSKAESARDSVLGINPYVNVVLHEERLEAENVMDIFSQYDLIVDGTDNFATRYLVNDAAVLLNKPYVWGSIYRFDGQASVFWSEHGPCYRCLYPEPPPPGMVPSCAEGGVLGVLCASIGSIQVNEAIKLLAGIGEPLVGRLMIYDALEMQYRQVKVRKDPNCAVCGENPTVTELIDYEAFCGVVSEEAQEAAAGSTITPKQLKEWIDDGENIEIIDVREINEYEIVSIPGAKLIPKNEFLMGTALETLPQDKKIVLHCKTGVRSAEVLAVLKSAGFSDAVHVGGGVIGWVHQIEPDKPVY, from the coding sequence GTGTCGCTGCCACCCCTGGTCGAGCCAGCTTCTGAGCTCACCGTAGACGAGGTCCGCAGGTACTCCCGCCACCTGATCATCCCCGATGTGGGCATGGACGGGCAGAAGCGGCTGAAGAACGCCAAGGTGCTGTGTGTGGGCGCCGGCGGCCTCGGATCGCCGGCGCTGATGTACCTGGCCGCCGCGGGCGTGGGCACGCTCGGCATTGTGGAGTTCGACGAGGTCGACGAGTCGAACCTGCAGCGCCAGATCATCCACAGCCAGGCGGACATCGGCCGCTCCAAGGCCGAGTCGGCGCGCGACTCCGTGCTGGGCATCAACCCGTACGTGAACGTTGTCCTTCACGAAGAGCGGCTCGAGGCCGAGAACGTGATGGACATCTTCAGCCAGTACGACCTGATCGTCGACGGCACGGACAACTTCGCGACCCGATACCTGGTCAACGACGCGGCCGTGCTGCTGAACAAGCCGTACGTCTGGGGCTCGATCTACCGCTTCGACGGCCAGGCCTCGGTCTTCTGGTCCGAGCACGGCCCCTGCTACCGCTGCCTCTACCCGGAGCCCCCGCCGCCGGGCATGGTCCCCTCTTGCGCCGAGGGCGGCGTCCTGGGTGTGCTCTGCGCGTCCATCGGCTCCATCCAGGTCAACGAGGCGATCAAGCTCCTCGCGGGCATCGGTGAGCCGCTCGTCGGCCGCCTGATGATCTACGACGCCCTGGAGATGCAGTACCGCCAGGTCAAGGTCCGCAAGGACCCGAACTGCGCGGTCTGCGGCGAGAACCCCACCGTCACCGAGCTCATCGACTACGAGGCCTTCTGCGGCGTCGTGTCCGAGGAGGCCCAGGAGGCGGCCGCCGGTTCGACGATCACTCCCAAGCAGCTCAAGGAGTGGATCGACGACGGCGAGAACATCGAGATCATCGACGTCCGCGAGATCAACGAGTACGAGATCGTCTCGATCCCCGGCGCCAAGCTGATCCCGAAGAACGAGTTCCTCATGGGCACCGCCCTGGAGACCCTTCCGCAGGACAAGAAGATCGTCCTGCACTGCAAGACGGGTGTCCGCAGTGCGGAGGTCCTCGCCGTCCTGAAGTCCGCGGGCTTCTCGGACGCCGTGCACGTCGGCGGCGGCGTGATCGGCTGGGTCCACCAGATCGAGCCGGACAAGCCGGTGTACTAG